In Rana temporaria chromosome 3, aRanTem1.1, whole genome shotgun sequence, a single window of DNA contains:
- the LOC120931290 gene encoding uncharacterized protein LOC120931290 — protein MLSTLKEFHVSLKSKEPEAPIAGPSSQESSSSQIFRVRQESLGSLVSDSEDSEIPPQEEGSIGQAEEENEDTRTGRYVFAADDMEGLLEAVYASEEIPQPTEEISTQDAPLAQISKQSDLSFEDTGNLKDPMDRRAETSLCRAWEANAAALSPALASACIARNANSWISKLMEHVSQGSDSKGILESLQLIGSAVAYLADTSVETVRSTAKTGALLNSARRAVWVKMWNGDLASKNRLCGLPFEGSLLFGTGLDQALTRSSEKGVRFPTKPRQNKKKFFRGPQGGFGGKNRSSEKKAPYNRRWGAGKEKQKGGILFSNPKPSDKDSK, from the exons ATGCTCTCTACTCTTAAAGAATTTCATGTGTCTTTAAAGAGCAAAGAGCCTGAAGCCCCCATCGCAGGGCCCTCTTCTCAAGAAAGTTCCTCTTCGCAGATTTTTAGAGTCCGCCAGGAATCCCTTGGTTCCTTAGTATCTGACTCTGAAGATTCAGAGATTCCTCCCCAGGAGGAAGGTTCTATTGGTCAGGCGGAAGAAGAAAATGAGGATACTAGGACAGGCAGATATGTCTTTGCTGCCGACGACATGGAAGGTCTCCTTGAGGCAGTGTACGCCTCCGAGGAGATTCCACAGCCTACGGAAGAAATTTCCACACAGG ATGCTCCCCTCGCGCAAATTTCCAAACAGTCGGACCTCTCCTTTGAGGACACAGGCAACTTGAAGGATCCTATGGATCGGCGGGCAGAGACCTCCTTGTGTAGGGCCTGGGAAGCTAATGCGGCTGCCTTGAGCCCCGCATTGGCTTCGGCCTGTATTGCTAGGAATGCTAATTCTTGGATCTCCAAGTTGATGGAACATGTGTCCCAGGGTTCAGACTCTAAGGGGATTCTAGAATCCCTTCAGCTCATAGGGAGCGCAGTAGCTTATTTAGCAGACACCTCAGTAGAGACGGTACGTTCTACCGCAAAGACAGGAGCCCTCCTCAACTCTGCCAGAAGAGCAGTATGGGTCAAGATGTGGAATGGGGACCTTGCGTCTAAGAACCGCCTTTGTGGTCTTCCCTTCGAGGGCTCCCTTCTCTTCGGTACGGGCCTGGATCAGGCCCTGACTAGGTCCTCAGAAAAAGGGGTGCGTTTTCCTACTAAGCCTAGACAAaacaagaaaaagttttttcgaggcccccaggggggGTTTGGAGGTAAGAACCGTTCCTCGGAGAAGAAGGCCCCTTACAACAGACGTTGGGGTGCtgggaaggaaaaacaaaaagggggtaTCCTTTTTTCCAATCCAAAACCCAGCGACAAGGACTCCAAATGA